The genome window GAATCGGCTGAACCGAGAAGCGCGAAAAAAACGGAACAGTCTAAGAAGGCTAGCTTCTTTGAGGGCTTACACCAAACGATCGGGAGGATGGAACAAAGCTCATCTTCAGATTCCGATCGGGGCTCGGAGCCTACGTAAAGACAGGCTGGAGCGTTTTCAAGCGCTTTCCTGTTCGTAAGTATAGGAGATCCTTTTAGAATTCAAGGGAACTTTTTAGGGGTGATAGACGCCCTTAAAAATAGAGTACAAATATTGTCTAAAGACAGTACTTGGGTTCTCCTCTAAAACACGGTATTTAATCCGGTAGGGGAAGCCGAAAATAAAATGAAAAGGAAAAGAACTGTAGCGTTGGCTGTGCAAAGCGATTTTAACTACATGGCGTTACAGAGAGAGGAATAGACTATGTGGCAGCGATTTACGGAGCGTGCTCGGCGCGTTGTCTTCTTCGCCCAGGAGGAGGCAGGAAGATTGGGGGAGAACTACGTCTCCACGGAGCATCTTCTGCTAGGTCTGGTGCGAGAGAGCGATAGTGTTGCTGCCCGTATCCTGGAGCGTATGGGGGTCTCCTTAGGGAGGATCCGCAGTGAGATAGAGCGACAGGTGTCGCATGGGGATGGTCGTCCCACCCAAGATATGCAGTTAACGCCCCGAGCCAAGCGGGTAATAGATTTAGCCTACGATGAGGCCCGTCAGCTCAACAACAACTACATTGGAACGGAGCATCTGTTGTTAGGGCTGATTCGTGAGGGAGAGGGGCTGGCTGGTCGCGTTCTTGCCAAACTTGGGGTGGATTTGGAGCGCACACGGCGCGAAGTTCAGGCGTTGCAGGATACGGATGCGCCGTCGAATTCGCGACCGACGACTCGGTCTCGTACGCCCACTTTGGATGAGTTCGGGCGAGACTATACCGAGCTTGCGCGTAACGACAAGCTCGACCCGGTGGTGGGACGCCACACGGAGATCGAGCGCGTTATTCAGATTCTGAGCCGAAGAACCAAAAATAACCCGGTGCTGCTCGGCGAACCAGGGGTAGGAAAGACGGCCATCGCCGAAGGGTTGGCGCAACGCATTGTTTCTGGGGATATTCCGGAGACCCTCAAAGACAAGCGCATCGTTTCGCTCGATCTGGCCAGCCTGGTTGCCGGGACGAAGTATCGAGGTGAATTCGAAGAGCGGATGAAGAGGGTGTTAGAAGAGGTTCGCAAAGCCCAAGGGGAGGTGATCCTCTTCATAGATGAGTTGCACACGTTGGTAGGTGCCGGGGCTGCCGAGGGCGCCATCGACGCCTCCAACATCATGAAGCCGGCTCTTGCGCGCGGAGAGCTGCAGTGCATCGGTGCGACCACCCTCGATGAGTTCCGCAAGTACATCGAACGGGATGCTGCTCTGCAGAGGCGCTTCCAACCGGTGAAGGTGAGCGAGCCGACACCGGATGAGACCGTTGAGATCCTCAAAGGGCTTCGGGAGCGCTATGAGGCGCACCATCGGGTAAAGATCACCGATGATGCCTTGGTGGCTGCCGCTCATCTTGCCGATCGCTACATTACCGACCGCTTCTTGCCGGATAAGGCTATTGACCTTATTGATGAAGCCGCAAGTCGCGTGCGGTTGCAATATGCGCTGCCACCGGCGGAGCTGCGGCAAGCGAAGGCACGGCTCGCCGAGATAGAGAAGGAGCTGAGTGCCACCCAAGAGCGCGGGCGATTTAGCTCCAGCGAAGATATGGATGAAGACCTCCTTGCGCTTAAGAGAGAGCTGCAGGAGCGCATTGAGAAGCTGGAGATGGAGTGGCGAGACCAGCGCGAGAGCATGCCGCGCATCGTCACCCAGGATGAGGTTGCCCAGATCGTTCAGTCGTGGACGGGCATCCCAGTAAGCCGTCTCGTGGAGACGGAGACCCAGAAGCTGCTTCGTATGGAGGAGGAGCTCCATAAGCGGATTATCGGCCAGCACGAGGCGATCGCGGCCGTAAGCCGTGCCGTACGAAGAGCGCGTTCGGGCATGAAAGATCCGAAGCGTCCTATGGGCACCTTCATCTTTATGGGGCCCACAGGAACAGGAAAAACAGAGCTGGCGCGCGCTTTGGCTGCCTTCCTCTTCGATAACGAAAACGCCCTGATCCGCATAGATATGAGCGAATACTCCGAGCGGTTCAACGTCTCCCGTTTGGTGGGAGCGCCTCCGGGCTATGTCGGATACGAGGAGGGTGGACAGCTTACCGAGGCCGTGCGCCGCAATCCTTACTCGGTGGTGCTGCTCGATGAGATCGAAAAAGCCCACCCAGAGGTTTTCAATATCCTCCTGCAAGTTGCCGAGGATGGGCGCCTTACCGACAGTCAGGGGCGAGTGGTGGACTTTAAAAACACCGTTATTATCATGACCTCCAATATCGGGGCGGCGCGCATCCAGCAGGAACGCGGGATGGGCATCCGCAGCGACGCAGAGCGGAAAGCGAACGATGAGAAAGCCATTGAGGCGATGAAGAACCGGGTGATGGAGGAGGTGAAGAAAACCTTCCGTCCCGAGTTCATTAACCGCATTGATGAGCTGATCGTGTTCCATCCGCTAACGCGTGAGGAGATACTCCAGATCGTCGATCTGATGCTGAACCGTGTAGCAAAACAGCTGAAGGGACAGGAGCTTGCCCTCGAAGTCACGCAGCCTGTAAAGGAGAAGTTGGCCGAGGAAGGTTTCGATCCGAACCTAGGAGCACGGCCATTGCGACGTGCGGTACAGCGTCTGATCGAAGATCCTCTGGCGGATGAGATTCTGCGAGGGACTTTCCGACCCGGCGATACCGTGGTCGCCGATCTGGAGGAAGGACGCATTGTGTTCCGACCGAAAGCTGCAGATGCGCTGCCTACCGGCGGCGACGGTGGGTTACCGCCTTTGGAAGCTCCGGCGACGGTTGGCTAGGTCAGCGTAAGCGAACGTTCGATGAAGAAGGCGACAGGTCAGAACCTGTCGCCTTTCTGTTGGCTATGGGAAAAAAGTCTAAGCTGGCAACGTAGAAGAGAGATGGCGCCTCTCTAAGCGGTTGTGAGTTAAAATAGAGTTCCATCGAGAAAGAAAAAGAGGACAGGGAATGCCTATCACCCGACGTCAGTGTCTCTGCACGGCCCCCGTTGTTGCTGTTACGTGCTTCGCCGTCTTCTGCATTGCGTGCTGAGCCGGCCCAGTGGTCTGAAGCCTTTTTGGAGAGCATCGGGGTTTGTACGCACTGGACTTACAACGATACCCCTTATGGGTACGCCTATGACCAGGTCAAACGCCTTTTGATCGATTCGGGCATCCGCCATATCCGCGATGGGTTTTCGGAGCGAATCACCGATTTAGGGCAA of Chthonomonas calidirosea T49 contains these proteins:
- a CDS encoding ATP-dependent Clp protease ATP-binding subunit, whose protein sequence is MWQRFTERARRVVFFAQEEAGRLGENYVSTEHLLLGLVRESDSVAARILERMGVSLGRIRSEIERQVSHGDGRPTQDMQLTPRAKRVIDLAYDEARQLNNNYIGTEHLLLGLIREGEGLAGRVLAKLGVDLERTRREVQALQDTDAPSNSRPTTRSRTPTLDEFGRDYTELARNDKLDPVVGRHTEIERVIQILSRRTKNNPVLLGEPGVGKTAIAEGLAQRIVSGDIPETLKDKRIVSLDLASLVAGTKYRGEFEERMKRVLEEVRKAQGEVILFIDELHTLVGAGAAEGAIDASNIMKPALARGELQCIGATTLDEFRKYIERDAALQRRFQPVKVSEPTPDETVEILKGLRERYEAHHRVKITDDALVAAAHLADRYITDRFLPDKAIDLIDEAASRVRLQYALPPAELRQAKARLAEIEKELSATQERGRFSSSEDMDEDLLALKRELQERIEKLEMEWRDQRESMPRIVTQDEVAQIVQSWTGIPVSRLVETETQKLLRMEEELHKRIIGQHEAIAAVSRAVRRARSGMKDPKRPMGTFIFMGPTGTGKTELARALAAFLFDNENALIRIDMSEYSERFNVSRLVGAPPGYVGYEEGGQLTEAVRRNPYSVVLLDEIEKAHPEVFNILLQVAEDGRLTDSQGRVVDFKNTVIIMTSNIGAARIQQERGMGIRSDAERKANDEKAIEAMKNRVMEEVKKTFRPEFINRIDELIVFHPLTREEILQIVDLMLNRVAKQLKGQELALEVTQPVKEKLAEEGFDPNLGARPLRRAVQRLIEDPLADEILRGTFRPGDTVVADLEEGRIVFRPKAADALPTGGDGGLPPLEAPATVG